The following coding sequences lie in one Spirosoma sp. KUDC1026 genomic window:
- a CDS encoding SusC/RagA family TonB-linked outer membrane protein, whose product MRDLLRIWLGVVFFLCSSLTMAQQTEVSGRVTADGDASPLPGVNVAVKGTSTGTQTDSDGLYRLRVTSANAVLVFSSIGYESQEHTVGNRNNVNVVLKEDNKQLNEVVVTALGIGRQKKDLGYATQNVDAAQIVQNRQTNVVNALQGKVAGVTISSTGGAPGQGARILIRGINSLDVSRDNQPLFVIDGILLDNSTSTQGSGAELRGASNRAADINPDDIETINILKGGAATALYGLRGANGVVVITTKSGKAGTLRTNFSSTFGVENVNKYPEVQDKYTIGYSGVYNPQDFFPSWGPTVEEAIKLDPTHPQKLYNHFRDAYQTGKQYQNNLSFTGGTDKITFLTSIGHLRHEGVIPFTNFNKLSVRLNTNVKISPKFSVNSTLNYINSGGDRYNADRFNESLSYWSPRYDVTDFRKADGTQNTYGNGNPLYGAYTNKLRDNVNRLVGGLNFSYAPLKWLSFNYRAGLDTYTDGRVRTAPGPTGLAGERVFEDNGLGFVYQYNSNFRAITSTFTASANTKIGQNLNTTVRLGHDLYDRSIRSFGAEGNELTVYNYFDLRNAKTITATQGGEDYHLMGIFGELTLDYKDFLFLTLTGRNDITSSLRAPNNSFFYPSASLSYIFSQQFKLPEVISLGKLRASYAQIGKDASPYSTVTGYSSYTNLPSGLTGFTRGSLLGDPSLRPEFTDTFEAGVEMGFLNNRLGLDLTYYNSLSRDQIISVDVSSATGYVRAAINSGSMRNRGIELILRATPVKTNKFSWDMNLNFSANRNKILSLRDGLTEVNYASQFGYSSSTVTMRLVPGYAYGNLYGRSYQRYYENAADANVSPVLDRDRPIVIGANGFPVINTTQKILGNSQPKWIGGFNNTLRYGNFTLTALFDARVGQDRYNQLSNFFSAFGIAKYTEDRNDTKVFEGVLANGTPNTKAVWLGQGKGPDGVDYTNGFYRNVHRGVSENFIEDASWVRLRSAGLTYSLPVSLFQKTSVFKSASVSVTGNNLALWTKYTGYDPETSSTNSGSNIDGFTGFTYPAVRSFLFTLNLGF is encoded by the coding sequence ATGAGAGATTTGTTACGAATCTGGTTGGGAGTAGTCTTCTTTCTTTGTTCGTCGTTGACGATGGCCCAGCAGACCGAAGTCAGCGGCCGGGTCACGGCCGACGGAGATGCCTCGCCCCTGCCGGGCGTAAACGTAGCGGTTAAAGGTACCTCAACGGGTACCCAAACTGATTCAGATGGCCTGTATCGCCTGCGGGTAACTTCAGCCAATGCCGTGCTGGTCTTTAGCTCCATCGGTTACGAGTCGCAGGAACATACGGTCGGTAATCGCAACAACGTTAATGTCGTTCTTAAGGAGGACAACAAACAACTTAACGAGGTTGTCGTGACGGCCCTGGGTATTGGCCGCCAGAAAAAAGACCTGGGCTACGCTACCCAAAATGTTGATGCGGCCCAGATTGTCCAGAACCGCCAGACGAACGTCGTTAATGCGCTACAGGGCAAAGTAGCCGGCGTTACGATCAGCAGTACGGGGGGCGCGCCGGGGCAGGGTGCCCGCATCCTGATCCGAGGCATCAACTCGCTCGACGTAAGCCGGGACAACCAGCCCCTGTTCGTGATCGACGGGATTCTACTCGACAACAGTACATCAACCCAGGGGTCAGGCGCCGAACTCCGGGGCGCGTCGAACCGGGCGGCCGACATCAACCCCGACGACATTGAGACCATCAATATTCTGAAGGGCGGAGCGGCTACGGCACTTTACGGACTTCGCGGGGCCAACGGCGTCGTCGTAATCACGACCAAATCCGGGAAAGCCGGCACGTTACGGACAAATTTCAGCAGCACCTTCGGCGTTGAAAACGTGAACAAGTACCCCGAAGTACAGGACAAATACACCATCGGGTACTCGGGCGTGTACAACCCGCAGGATTTCTTCCCGTCCTGGGGGCCTACGGTAGAAGAAGCGATCAAGCTTGACCCTACGCATCCGCAGAAATTGTATAACCACTTCCGGGATGCCTACCAGACTGGAAAACAGTACCAGAACAACCTGTCGTTTACGGGCGGCACCGATAAGATTACGTTTCTAACGTCCATTGGCCACCTGCGCCACGAGGGGGTTATTCCCTTTACGAATTTCAATAAGCTGTCGGTACGACTGAATACCAACGTAAAGATCAGTCCTAAGTTTTCGGTCAACTCAACCCTGAACTACATCAACTCGGGTGGCGATCGCTACAACGCCGACCGGTTCAACGAGAGCCTGAGCTATTGGTCGCCCCGCTACGACGTAACGGATTTCCGGAAAGCCGACGGTACGCAGAACACCTACGGCAACGGCAACCCGCTCTACGGAGCCTATACCAACAAACTACGGGATAATGTCAACCGGTTGGTGGGTGGCCTGAACTTCTCCTACGCGCCCCTGAAATGGTTATCGTTCAACTACCGGGCCGGCCTGGATACCTATACCGATGGACGGGTACGAACAGCACCGGGACCAACGGGTCTGGCTGGGGAACGCGTTTTTGAAGACAATGGCCTTGGTTTTGTCTATCAATACAACAGCAACTTCCGGGCGATTACGTCAACATTTACGGCTAGTGCCAATACCAAAATTGGGCAGAACCTGAACACCACCGTTCGGCTGGGTCACGACCTCTACGACCGGAGCATCCGGAGCTTCGGCGCCGAAGGAAACGAACTGACGGTCTATAATTATTTCGATCTGCGTAACGCGAAAACAATTACGGCGACGCAGGGGGGCGAAGATTACCACCTGATGGGAATCTTCGGTGAGCTGACCCTGGACTACAAGGATTTCCTGTTCCTGACCCTGACGGGCCGGAACGACATTACGTCGTCGTTACGCGCACCGAATAACTCATTCTTCTACCCCTCGGCCAGCCTGTCCTACATCTTCTCGCAGCAGTTCAAACTGCCGGAAGTGATCAGCCTGGGTAAGCTGCGGGCCTCGTACGCCCAGATTGGGAAGGATGCCTCTCCTTACTCAACCGTTACGGGGTATTCGTCGTACACCAACCTGCCGTCGGGCCTGACTGGTTTCACGCGGGGATCGCTGCTGGGCGATCCAAGCCTGCGTCCTGAGTTTACGGACACCTTTGAAGCCGGCGTTGAAATGGGTTTTCTCAACAACCGCCTGGGACTGGACCTGACGTATTACAACTCGCTTAGCCGCGACCAGATTATTTCGGTAGACGTATCGTCGGCAACCGGCTACGTACGGGCCGCCATCAATTCGGGGTCGATGCGGAACCGGGGGATCGAACTGATTCTTCGCGCCACGCCGGTCAAGACGAATAAGTTTAGCTGGGATATGAATCTGAACTTCTCGGCTAACCGGAACAAGATCCTGAGCCTGCGCGATGGCCTGACCGAAGTCAACTACGCGTCGCAGTTTGGTTATTCGAGTTCAACGGTTACGATGCGTCTGGTTCCCGGCTACGCTTATGGTAACTTGTATGGTCGCAGCTACCAGCGGTATTACGAAAACGCGGCTGATGCCAACGTCTCGCCCGTGCTGGACCGCGACCGGCCGATCGTGATTGGTGCCAATGGTTTCCCCGTGATCAACACAACGCAGAAAATCCTGGGCAACTCGCAACCCAAATGGATTGGCGGTTTTAACAACACGCTACGTTACGGTAACTTCACCCTGACCGCTCTCTTCGACGCCCGCGTGGGTCAGGACCGGTACAATCAGCTGAGCAATTTCTTCTCGGCTTTCGGGATTGCCAAGTACACCGAAGACCGCAACGACACGAAAGTTTTTGAGGGCGTACTGGCCAACGGCACGCCCAACACTAAAGCCGTCTGGCTGGGTCAGGGCAAAGGCCCGGATGGCGTGGATTACACTAATGGTTTCTACCGGAACGTTCACCGGGGGGTATCCGAAAACTTCATCGAAGACGCATCCTGGGTGCGGTTACGGTCGGCAGGTCTGACCTACTCATTGCCGGTTTCGCTATTCCAGAAAACGTCGGTGTTCAAAAGTGCGTCGGTCAGCGTAACGGGCAACAACCTGGCTTTATGGACGAAATATACGGGCTACGATCCGGAGACCAGCTCGACGAACAGCGGCAGTAACATTGATGGCTTTACGGGCTTCACGTACCCGGCCGTACGCAGTTTCCTGTTCACCCTGAACCTGGGTTTTTAA
- a CDS encoding DUF1080 domain-containing protein: protein MTRNLLALSALFLSICITVYAQPMNTLSAQEKKEGWKLLFNGQNLTGWHKYNGKGTPASWKVEQGTLHLDVPTETGNTPRDAGDLVTNASVSGDFEFKAEFKLKKYTNSGFFFFVQEEPKYKKIFDSSLEVQVGDDVLYGKTVPHPHYSGDLFGIADVRIQETKPLGSWNQLHVTMKNNVLRVVLNGYTVQEHNLNSADWKQRVDAKKQKDIPFAKGKFSGKIGLQDWNTGVWFRNIKLKTT, encoded by the coding sequence ATGACCCGCAACTTACTCGCACTCAGCGCGCTTTTTCTCTCTATTTGCATTACTGTCTATGCCCAGCCAATGAACACCCTCTCTGCTCAGGAGAAAAAGGAAGGCTGGAAATTGCTGTTTAACGGCCAGAACCTGACCGGCTGGCACAAATACAACGGAAAAGGAACGCCCGCATCCTGGAAAGTAGAACAAGGGACGCTACACCTGGATGTTCCTACAGAAACGGGGAACACGCCCCGTGACGCTGGCGATCTGGTAACCAACGCCAGCGTGTCCGGTGATTTCGAGTTCAAGGCAGAATTCAAACTCAAGAAGTACACGAACAGCGGCTTCTTTTTCTTCGTACAGGAAGAGCCGAAATACAAGAAAATATTCGACTCATCCCTGGAGGTGCAGGTGGGCGATGACGTGCTGTACGGCAAAACTGTTCCGCACCCGCACTATTCTGGCGACCTGTTCGGCATTGCCGACGTACGGATTCAGGAAACTAAGCCACTGGGAAGCTGGAACCAACTGCACGTCACCATGAAAAATAATGTTCTACGGGTTGTGCTGAACGGGTACACGGTACAGGAACACAACCTGAACAGCGCCGACTGGAAGCAGCGCGTAGACGCCAAAAAACAGAAAGACATCCCGTTCGCGAAAGGTAAATTCAGCGGCAAAATTGGCCTGCAAGACTGGAACACGGGTGTCTGGTTCCGGAACATTAAGCTGAAAACTACCTAA
- the bla gene encoding class A beta-lactamase: MKKRVYTNGLSGWLLSGMLLMSSPGWAQTAKSTDVVGDVVTQRMAHELERIARQGGGQVGVQAIHLESGRQISLNPQVKFPMASTIKIAIAVQLLTKIEQGELALSTMVDVKPTDLHPGSGTLTSLFIHPGVQLSVQNLLELMIVISDNSATDILLGLAGGPEAVMNRLKTLNVAGMSVDRSIIQLLADLQGVTLPPADQWTAGFYEKLNRTPEGRKKALETFAVDPRDTSTPAAMVDLLTKIYQGKALKPESRQVLLDVMGRCQTGNARIKGFLPPGTDVAHKTGSLGATATDDVGYITLPDNAGHVAIAVFIGPSTQQTAERDQTIAHLSRAVYDYFLFQPAK, translated from the coding sequence ATGAAAAAAAGAGTATATACTAATGGGTTATCCGGCTGGCTGCTGTCCGGAATGTTGCTGATGAGTTCACCCGGCTGGGCACAGACGGCTAAGTCGACCGATGTCGTCGGCGATGTTGTCACGCAGCGGATGGCGCACGAGCTGGAACGGATTGCCCGGCAGGGCGGAGGGCAGGTTGGGGTACAGGCGATTCATCTGGAATCGGGGCGGCAAATCAGTCTGAATCCCCAGGTGAAATTTCCCATGGCCAGTACCATTAAGATCGCCATCGCCGTTCAGTTGCTGACAAAGATTGAGCAGGGGGAATTAGCATTATCAACGATGGTCGACGTAAAGCCAACCGATCTGCATCCGGGTAGCGGCACGTTAACCTCGCTGTTTATTCATCCGGGGGTTCAGCTATCGGTGCAGAATCTGCTGGAGCTAATGATTGTAATCAGTGATAATTCGGCGACGGATATTTTACTCGGTCTGGCGGGTGGCCCGGAAGCGGTGATGAACCGTCTGAAAACGCTGAACGTAGCGGGCATGTCTGTCGATCGAAGTATCATTCAGTTGCTTGCCGATCTGCAGGGCGTTACGTTACCCCCGGCTGACCAATGGACCGCTGGTTTTTACGAAAAGCTGAATCGCACGCCAGAAGGCCGCAAAAAGGCACTCGAAACCTTTGCCGTTGATCCCCGTGATACGTCCACCCCGGCAGCCATGGTCGATTTGCTGACCAAAATTTACCAGGGCAAAGCGCTCAAACCCGAAAGCCGGCAGGTACTGCTCGACGTAATGGGGCGCTGTCAGACAGGGAATGCCCGGATAAAAGGGTTCCTGCCGCCGGGTACGGACGTAGCGCATAAAACCGGTTCGCTAGGCGCTACAGCTACAGATGACGTTGGCTACATTACCCTGCCGGACAACGCCGGCCACGTAGCGATTGCAGTCTTCATTGGTCCGTCGACCCAGCAAACCGCCGAACGCGACCAGACGATTGCCCACCTTTCCCGGGCGGTCTATGACTACTTCCTGTTTCAACCGGCGAAGTAA